A region of the Phaseolus vulgaris cultivar G19833 chromosome 11, P. vulgaris v2.0, whole genome shotgun sequence genome:
CACAATGAAGACCTTCAACTCACactgaaaattattaaaataataataataagttagcgtctagaatggggacacaaagtagatgcaatgaaaaaaaaataagtgacaGAATAATATTGAGTCTAGAATGTGGACACAAAGTGGatgcaagttaaaaattattaaaataataataataagttagcgtAGAATGTGGACACAAAGTAGATGCAATCAAAAAATAAGTTGCAGATGATACTGCATCGAGAATGGGTACACAAAGTGGATGCAAGTCAATACTTTATTAAATTCAACGTAGGTTTAGGCAACACTAATATTTGTTTCCCAGGTAGTGTCCTCAATGGTGATAATTTACTCACATTTTCTTTCTCACGTAGTGTCCCCAATGACGATgctaagtttaattattgttggagatcccacatcgactagatattaggacatttcatagtatataagtgggtgtaaacctcaccttataagttggttttatgaggttgagttaggtttaaagtccacttcttaatatgtaTCAGAGTcctttcgagcctatcctagcgattgtttgttgggcttatcaggccatcTGCTATCAGTCCGTTATCAGACCACCTATAATGTATAGTCTCATGCACGAGTTtgtagtctcggcgtgagggggtgtgttgttggagatctcacatcgactagagattaggaccattccatagtatataagtgggtgcaaagacttaaagtccacttcttaataattatttaattttatagtcATTTTAGTGTCCTCCAAACCTACgctatagttaaataatatattatttggtAATTGTATGAAAACGTAActacaaatatttacattaaacattattatttgGTAATTGTATTGTTATCTCCTATTAAAAGgaaatataatttatgtaaaGAGTATGTTATAGGgactattaattattaatagagAGATTGAATAAAATTACCTAGAATCTTAGCAAAAAATAAAGGAATATATCCTTTTAGTGGTACTTAAAATCGGTTGAGAAAAATTTTAAggattaaataatattagttaagaTTTAGAAGATAAGATATATATTTGTGTGGTACTTTAAATCAGaagaattttaaagattaaattatatttgttaagATTTAGAAGATAATTGATAACTAACTAGGGCTTATGTTCAACTCGACTCCTAACTCGGTTGATGTAATAAAATCGCTAAATATGTTTAGCTCAACTACTGGCTTGGCTGGTGTAATAAAATAACTGACTATGTTTAGCTAGACTTTCAGCTCGGTTGGTGTAATAAAATCACTAACTATGTTCAGTTCAACTCCCAACTCAATTGGTGTAATAAAAAGACAGACTATGTTCAGCTCAACTCCCACCTCAGTTGGTGTAATAAAAAAGCTAACTATGTTTAGCTCGACTCCCAACTCGGTTGGTGTAATAAAATAGCTGACTATGTTCAGCTCGACTCCCAGCTCAACTGGTGTAATAAAACAAGTGACTATGTTCAGCTCAACACCTAGCTCGACTGGTGTAATAAAATTGTTGATTATGATTAGCCTAATCTCCCAACTCGGCTAGTGTAATAAAATTACTGACTATGATCACTCGCGCCCCTAACTCGACTGGTTGACTATTGATGATCAAACTCACTGCCAGATCTTATATATAAATTGGTATGTTTAAAAGATAAAGTTTTTCTTCTCTAATAAGGAGATAGGTAATCAGGGCGATAAGGGAGAATAAGGCCTTAAACCAATAAGGCACAACCtatatcataatttatttcttGGTTTATTACTAGATAAACATGTTCTCATTGGTTGACTTCGGTCGGACTTGGTGAGCTCCGCTTTGACTCGTCTTCACATGATGCTCTGAGATGTCGATGCTTTGTGATAAAGGGGgcctacctgttgatcacactatGACGaacaagtcagtgagagcactCAAACTCTAAATTTGTTTCAGTTTAGAGTTCTCAGAAAATACTTACCTTTACTTGGGTCTTaaaccccttttatagactTTCCTTCAACAATTTTCGTCAACTAGAATATTACttcaacaacaagaatataatttcaacaacaagaatatTTCATTAATGTGTACCTTTATTTTATGATTACAGGTAGAACATTATCTCTAGTTGTTTCTTTCTACTGAATTTTAGAATGACATTTGTACTTAACTAAATCGATTATTCctccattattttaattatcttctCAATACGGACTCCCAGCTGTCTGGGCTGACCTCTTGACGCATCATTGGGCTTATCATTTATCTTGGGTCGAGTTAGGTGCCTCCCCAAATTGACCTGCCCAACCGAGCTAACACATTTAAGTGCTCGGGTCGGAGCCCCGAGCACGTCCGACCAGTACAAAACTTTTTCACCCTGTATATTCTACTTTATGTTAGGGGTTGTGTACCTTTATCTCCTATTAAAAGGGAATAGAATTGATCTAAAGAGTCTATTGTAGTATCTATTAATTATTAACATAggaatttaataaaattaccTAGAATCTTAGCAAAAAATAAAGGAATGTCTTTTTGTGATACTTGAAATCAATTTAGGAGAATTTTAAggattaaataatattagttaagaTTTAGAAGATAAAAGATAACATTATATCTCTTTGTGGTACTTGAAATAAGTTGAGAACAAGAGTTTATAAATACATCAGTCATGATGAACAAGAGAACTTGTATGCTATGGTTTGATACCATTTAAACATTGCACCAgaacaataatattattttaaaatgaatattaaaaatattatattctaattttaaatttcgGAAAATTTAAAGCTTTTCGTTaaacatattatattatttcaaaaacaaaaaaaaattcaaaatattatattccaACTTTGGaaaataatataagaaaaacatctataaactatttttttaaaaagaaaaaacccATGTTAAAATagtctatttaaaaaaaaataaaaacctatattaaaaaagtatttttacaaaaaaattctATTGAAATTGCTCTTGATTAAAATTTGTGTAATGCAGACATTTATCAATAGTTTGAAGCATAGATGTTAATATTATCACTCTTCattaagatttatttttaaaaaaataacattaataaggacgaaatttagtgaaaaatatattcaaactTGTTCATAAAAGTAAACTGTTATACCTTGAGAACAATTCCTACAAGAATTCGCACTCTATTAAGTATTTTAAAATcttatcataataaaaaaaaattaaattttgttgtgtCTAGGCACATGTTTATATGTAACaagtttttaaagattaaaattgatttgagataaaaaaaaaattataatttaaatgagttaaAATTAATCATTTCATAAACACTTCTTCTGATAGTAAAATAAGCTTATATAAAACTCTAGTTTTCTGTTAAACATCAttacttgaaaaatattaattttaaaagagatAATTTAGATTGAAATTTGTAAAGATTGatgtgataaaataaaataaaaattgtaaatacaAATAGAATTTTTAGAAATACAAAATaagaattataataaattttaaattagaaaattattaaaaacacatttcatttttcatgtcttttaatattttattatctctGCTTTTCAAAAGAATTTATGTAATCTTTCCATCTTTGACTTTCCATGCCCTAATCCAATAAAGACTAAAATTCTTTCGAGCACCTCAAATCGTTATTCCATGTTTTCTGCATAAAATTTGGGAGTCATTAAATGTTTATTAATAAGAGTTGGAACTAACTACGGATATATAGAACCATATGATATGCTTCTTTTAAAGGGATTCCTTTTCTGGAGAATTTATCTCACTGTTCCACGGGatttttattaaatagaaatttgaAGTCATTTTCTACATAATTTAGTAATTTAGAACCCAACCTACACCAAGAAAATCAGGTTGATGCCATATGCCATCCACATCTTATAAATATGTAGGTATGTACTAAAAAGAATGAATATTTTTTCCTACTTGGGTAACACCGCCAGCAAATATACTCAACTTTCCTTCGGCAATACAAGATGGTCTTGGCCGTCAATTAGTTTTGCAGAACGAATAATATCACCAGtttttatctggggtagaataTCTCTCCCGGTGGTTGTGTATCTGCATGTTTTAATGTCATAAAAAACACTGGAGAAAGAGTTCAAATCCAGAATTGATTAAGATAACATACCCAAAAACTGAAAATTGTCCTTCATCAAATGATATCCCTCCCAAACCAGCCTACAAAAGAGGAAAAGAAACCAGAGATTACATGATGAATAGGAGGAAAAATGAATGAATTGATCGATTTCCAAAAGGAAGTTACGCCCAAGAACAAAAAATTCTGCTTCCATGTTTCACTGATTTTGTTTAGCATAAGTCCAGGCAATCCTGTGAGCAAATAAACATGCGATGGAGATAATAGTGATAGATTGCACTCACACTTCGCTTATCATAGAGATAGAAGAAGAACTGATAAGGTGATGAATATTCCTCAGAGGCTTCGTTATGAGCCATAGCAACTGCCCCATAAACAGATAGAGGAAGAACTGGCAGTTCTCCATCCTTCCTCAACACAGAAAACATATGAGAACAGTATCATAAATTCCTGTAATGCCTGCTGccaattttttataaacataCCTGCACACTTAATGTTGTTCTGTAAAGGGGCTCAAATTGTCCAGAGGGCATTATTTCCAAGGGAACACTGTAACCACTGTTCTTATCACCTCCATTATCTGAGAGAATAGCTTGGTTGATAGTGTTGAGTTTTGCACCATTATAGGCTCCATCCGTCACCTAAAGGGTGGGAGTGTGTGAGTGTTGTTTCCACTAGGTTATACAATCTAAAAATCTAGATGATTAAAGTACCAACACTTAAAAACAGGAATTATACCACAGAATACAAGTCCTCATGGACATGTACAATTGAAACTAAATATTCTAAGAATGGCAATACTCCAATGAATCAACGAGTTCAGTCCATGAGAGTTGCTATAACATGTGCATTCTTCCGCAGCCGAAACCCTCTACATTCCTAGTTTTCTCTTCCCTTATAGTAGTATCAACATCACATTAGCTGTTTGTTCAAAGGCAGAGTTGTCTATTAGACTATTAGCATAATCCCCAGGCTGGTTTTAATTGCTGACTCTTTCACATCCTAAACAACTTTCTCAGTTTTGTGATGAATCAATTGCTGGATGCATTAGAGCCTCAACAGAAGTTTAAGTATTCGGAAGCCAATCTTtctaactaaataaaaaattgtagacCTTGAGAAATTAAGTATTTTTCACAAGAATACTAAATGACTGAATTATTTCCAGTGATAGTATGAAAAGTTCAAGCAAATAGGGGTAACTGACATCAACCATTCAAATAGAACATTACTGTTACTCCTTTGGTTCACTCAAAAAACTTTGGAAAGCTGAAGGAAAGTGAGAGAACCATCAGAAGTGATTAAAATCAAGGATGGTATACGTGTGATGTCTATTGCAAAGAATAACCATACGGAAAGTTCACAAGTCTGAAGTACCGTTCCACTACCTTACCAGTTTTGCAAAATTTCCTGCAGTTAATGGAGCAGAGTATCCATCAAGAACAACCTGAAAACAAAGGTCTAATGGTTAATCATTAACAATACCACTTATTAACAGTTATTTTATTCATGCTCCATTATCAAACTgcaattttgatttagtttttaaaatggacCTTCTCTTACTGCTTATGGATCCTTTAAGAGACCTGAACTTTCCAAATCAACAACCAATGGCAAATCACAATGGAAAACTTAAGGGGTTAATTATACCTGAATAGTGGCTGTATTTTTCTGCTCTCCACCAACTGGAGAAAATGTTGAACCATCTCCTTTCTCAATGGTGAACTCAACAGTTCCTCTCCCTGAAAGCCTAAAAGCAATGGGAAGATATTGATTTTCCCCTATGTTCTGAGTGTTTAGTTTTCCTAAGAAATTTGAACTATGTTTTAGTGAATATCTTTTATTAATGTTAGACTCGTGTCAAATGGGCACGGTATGTCCCAGATTTACAAGGGTGGTAAACTCAAATATGCATCACACGAATCTATCTATTACATAAGGTAGAGATTGACATAACTTTTAATGGAGTCACTGACCGTGGATATTGTTGTGCATATTGCTCCGGCAACAAAAATGATAATCCTGGAGCCTGTTGCAACAAAACTAAGTTCAGATTCTGGATATGATTATAATATTGTTGTTGGATAGATTCAGTCAAGGTTTTGATATTTGAACATAACAACACCATTGATTTCAAGATTTTATCATATTATCTAGTTTGCAGTTACCTGTAACAACTCTAGCTCTGCTACAGTGTCCAATGTAGATGCAAGGTTCACAGATACTTTATCAGCATCCTGATCCTTTATAGATTGAAGAAGAGTTTGTAAGCCCCCCTGCAAAATATTGACATCATT
Encoded here:
- the LOC137819846 gene encoding peptidyl-prolyl cis-trans isomerase CYP37, chloroplastic, whose amino-acid sequence is MAFPLSPSFNFSLTRNRITCFSKEHRRQVIAKAAVGDTTRVISASVVERIMKRLKSVVPVVIASVQISALVPLVDYVASPGAAEAVLYSPDTKVPRTGEVALRKAIPANANMKTIQDTLEDISYLLRIPQRKPYGTMEGNVKKALKLAVDEKDSILASIPAELKEKGSLVHTSLIEGKGGLQTLLQSIKDQDADKVSVNLASTLDTVAELELLQAPGLSFLLPEQYAQQYPRLSGRGTVEFTIEKGDGSTFSPVGGEQKNTATIQVVLDGYSAPLTAGNFAKLVTDGAYNGAKLNTINQAILSDNGGDKNSGYSVPLEIMPSGQFEPLYRTTLSVQDGELPVLPLSVYGAVAMAHNEASEEYSSPYQFFFYLYDKRSAGLGGISFDEGQFSVFGYTTTGRDILPQIKTGDIIRSAKLIDGQDHLVLPKES